The following are encoded in a window of Brevibacillus ruminantium genomic DNA:
- the mobA gene encoding molybdenum cofactor guanylyltransferase: protein MRIPSIGGVILAGGKSSRMGQPKELLPWKEGTLIAHLHKELTGAGLPCLIVSHAPETIERMGGMQADAAVDVVRDQVPSCGPISGIVTAFRLRSEEVLLVLSCDLPFVEQKHLKKLIDYAAQQSDWDAVVVKTGDRVHPLLALYHRRSQPYWEEALSAGQYRLMEVLQKLRIVWTPPDLLDAWAAYNANTPEEYRCALEEKKKRESASL from the coding sequence GTGAGAATCCCATCCATTGGCGGTGTGATCCTGGCCGGAGGAAAAAGCAGTCGAATGGGTCAGCCCAAAGAGTTGTTGCCATGGAAAGAAGGCACACTGATTGCCCATTTGCATAAAGAATTGACAGGGGCAGGCCTCCCCTGCCTGATTGTCTCCCATGCACCGGAAACAATCGAGAGGATGGGGGGAATGCAGGCTGACGCTGCGGTGGACGTAGTCCGGGACCAGGTCCCTTCCTGCGGGCCGATCAGCGGGATCGTGACGGCTTTTCGCCTGCGGAGCGAAGAGGTTCTGCTAGTGCTCTCCTGCGATTTGCCGTTCGTGGAGCAAAAACATTTAAAGAAGCTCATCGACTACGCCGCACAACAGAGTGACTGGGATGCGGTGGTGGTCAAGACGGGAGATCGGGTTCATCCCTTGCTGGCTTTGTACCATCGACGGTCCCAGCCTTACTGGGAGGAAGCGCTGAGCGCAGGTCAGTACCGCCTGATGGAGGTTTTGCAAAAGCTGCGCATCGTCTGGACGCCTCCTGACCTGCTGGACGCTTGGGCGGCTTATAACGCCAATACGCCGGAGGAGTACAGATGCGCTTTGGAGGAAAAGAAAAAGAGGGAATCGGCTTCCCTCTGA